The genomic region CTCCCAATAAACCAGATTCATTATTTAGTTTATTAACAACACCAACAATATCTAAATTTAATTGTTCAGCAATATATTGATGAATCGCTGGATCAATATCACCACTACGAGAACCCATCATTAATCCTGCTAAGGGTGTAAATCCCATTGATGTATTATATGATTTCCCATTTTTAATTGCACAAATACTAGCACCATTTCCTAAATGATAAACAATCGCATTAATATTACTAACCGGTTTATTAATAATCAAACTTAGTTTATTAATAATATAATGATAACTAATACCATGAAATCCATACCTTCGAACATTATAATCAGTATATCAATTATATGGTACGGGATAAATATAATTTATTTTTGGCATTGTGGTATGAAATGTTGTATCAAAAACAGCAATATGCGGACAGTTAGCAACCGCTTGAAATGCTTTTAAAGCACTTAACCCCGCAGGATTATGTAACGGTGCCAACTTAATATTTTCGGCAATTATCTTTGTAATGTCATCATTAACAAAGACACTTTCTTTGATTTTTTCACCGCCATGAACAATGCGATGCCCCACAGCAATAATTTCATTAAAATTTTGAATCACATTTTGTGATTTTAAAAGTTCTAAAATAACTTCTGCGGCCACATTATGATTTGATAACGGGGTATCACTAACAAATTCATTATTATTATATTTAATCGTCGTTTTACCATCAACAAAAATTCTTTCTGCTAATCCCTTACAAATTGGATTAAATTCTTTATTTGTTGTTATTTCATATAACTGAAACTTAATTGAACTTGAACCAGCATTAATAACTAAAATTTTTTTCTTTAAATTAGATAGCATCATTTTATTTCCTTTCATTAATATTTTAAATTGATCTTCAAGCTGTTAAAATGGCTGTCAAATAAATATCTTCCACTGTTGACCCGCGTGATAAATCACTAACAACTTGATTTAAACCTAAAATCATTGGTCCAACAGCATGATATTGCCCTAATCGTTCAGCAATTTTATAACCAATATTACCAGCATCTAAATTAGGAAATACAAAAATATCCGCACTACCTTTCATCTTTGAATAAGGCATTTTTTTCATTCGTACTTCTTCTAACAAAGCACTATCAAACTGCATCTCACCCTCAATTAAAGCATCTAAATTTTCTTTTTGTAATATCTTTGTTGCTTCTTGAACTTTAATAACCGAATCACTACTAGCACTATTAGCAGTAGAAAAAGATAACATTGCTACTTGTGGCGATGTTATGCCCAATTTATGAGCTAAATTAATTGCTGATTTTGTAATACTTACTAATTGTTCAGTAGTTGGGTCAATATTTAAAGAAATATCAGTAAATACATACCGTTGATTATCTTTAACTAGTAAATTAGCACTTGATGCAATTCCTACATCTTTTGTCGTTTTAATAATTTGTAATGCTGGGACTAAAATATTTTTTGTTGCATACTCAATCCCCCCTAACAAACAATCAGCATTATTATTCTTTAATTGCATTGTTGCAAAATAGTTAGTTTCTTGAACTAATTCTTGAGCTTTTTCTAAAGTAATTTTATTTTTACGCATTGTAAACAACTGTTGGGCTAATTCATCAGTTAAACTATCATCAATCGCAATCGTTTTAATACCTGCTCCTAACAAACTTTTAGGAATATCTATCTTATTTTCAAAACATAAAATTGGTTCAATATAATTATCACTTTTTAATTTGAGTGCTACTTCTTGAATTTTTGAATTAGTACCCTCAGGAAAAATTAACCGACGTTTATTATCCAATGATTGTAATTCGATTTTCGCTTTTTCTAATAATTCTTGTAACATCTCTAGTCTCCTCTATATGTATTTTCCACTATTAATGCTATCATAACACTAAACAAAATAAAAATTAAAACGAAATAACGGTGAAAAACAATGAAAGTTATTGATGATGCTCTTCACAAAATTGAATATACAATTAAAAATTCGCGTTTTATTTGTCTTATTAAATATGTTACCACCGAAAAAGACGCCCGACAATTCATTAATCAATATTTAGACCCCAAAGCGACACATAATTGTTATTGCTATATTACCAATAATAATGAAATCCAAAAATATGATGACGATAAAGAACCAATCAGAACCGCAGGATTTGCAATGCTTACTTATTTACAAAAACAAAATATTACTAATATCGTTGTTTTAAACATTCGCTATTTTGGAAAAATCCTTTTAGGAAAATCACGATTAATTCACGCCTATAAATTTGGATTACAAAAATTATTTTTAAACCTTAAACTATATCCACTAGAAATAATTTATGAATATACAATTTCTTTCCCATACGAACATCAAAAACTAATTAATAAAATTATTAAAGAACATCAAGGCAATATTATTAAACAATTATATAGTGAAGTAATTATGATTACTTTTACTAGTAATAAAAATACTTGACAGCACCTATTACCTAATAATACAAAATTTGCTAAGCAAACAATTATTCAAAAAAGAAAATTAAAAAATGATTAAAAAAACTACTAAAATAAACAAAAAAACGGTAAAATATTAACATATCTAAAAAAATAAGGAGCTTATTAATGGAAAAACATCCTGCGGTTAAAGAAATTTTATTTACCCATCAACAAATAATTGAACGAACTAAAGCGTTAGCATTAGAAATTAGTAAATACTATCAAGCTAACGACTCAACAATTATTATTTTAGGAATTCTTAAAGGATGTATTCCGTTTTTAGCTGAATTTATTAGTCACTTAACAATTGAATGTGAAATTGACTTTATGACGATTGCTTCTTTCCACGGTGGAACCGAAGCTAGTAGCACACCGCAAATTATTATGGACATTAACCAAGATATTACTAATCGTGATATTTTAATTATTGAAGATATCATTGAAAGTGGTGCCAGTTTACTAACCATCAAAGAATATTTATTTCTAAAAGGAGCTAAAACCGTAAAAATGGTAACATTATTAGACAAAACTAAAGGAAGAAAGGTAGAACTTAACGCTGATTGAACCGGTTTTAAAGCCCCCCAAGAATTTCTTATTGGTTATGGTCTTGATTATCAAGAAAAACTCCGTAACTTACCTTATGTTGCCATTGCTGATATGGAAAAAATAGCCCTCCTAGAAAAACAATAATTTCTCTAAACAAAAATACCTAACATTATACAATGTTAGGTATTTTAATTAAATTATTACTTTATTCACAATTCAATCCCTAGAAAAGCAATAAACAAACTACCCACCAAATATGTTAACGCCAAGGTAACAAGAAAATAAAATAGCAACGCCTCACGAGGTTTTTTAGGATTCAAAATGCTATTTCATAATACAGCACTAGTTCCCAAACTAGAAAACAAAAAAGCAATTAAATAAATCGCAATTTTAATTAAATGAATTGATAACGCCATATCCACAAATAAACTCCCTTCTACTAAAAATTAGTCATCTTAGTATGCCGATCTTTTGCTAACTGTAATAAATGATCTTTCGCTTTATCATCATATTCAATATAATCAGTTAAAATTTTAACTTCTTTCTTTGTTGAATATAATATTCCCGAAGAAATAAGTAACTTATAAGTTTTTTTATGTTGTTTAACAAACATTTGTGCTATTTCTAAATTAGCAACAATAGGAATATGTTGTTCTAAAATTCCGATATAACCTTCAGTAGTTTTAACAGTTACAATTTCAACAACATCATCAAAGAAAATTCCTAATGGTGTTATAATTTTTAGTTTTATCGCCATTACTTTAACCCTCTGCTAATTCTTTAGCCTTAGCAATCGCTTCTTCAATGCTACCAACAAACAAAAACGCTTGTTCTGGTAATTTATCATGTTTACCAGCTAATATTTCTTTAAAACCTTGAATCGTTTTTGCTATCGGAACATAACTACCTTTCATTCCCGTAAATTTTTCAGCAACCGAAAATGACTGGGATAAAAAATTTCGAATCTTTCTAGCACGATTAACAAGCAAT from Spiroplasma endosymbiont of Lonchoptera lutea harbors:
- a CDS encoding acetate kinase produces the protein MMLSNLKKKILVINAGSSSIKFQLYEITTNKEFNPICKGLAERIFVDGKTTIKYNNNEFVSDTPLSNHNVAAEVILELLKSQNVIQNFNEIIAVGHRIVHGGEKIKESVFVNDDITKIIAENIKLAPLHNPAGLSALKAFQAVANCPHIAVFDTTFHTTMPKINYIYPVPYNWYTDYNVRRYGFHGISYHYIINKLSLIINKPVSNINAIVYHLGNGASICAIKNGKSYNTSMGFTPLAGLMMGSRSGDIDPAIHQYIAEQLNLDIVGVVNKLNNESGLLGVSQISSDTREVSQAAKDGNSQAQFTLELYAKRVVDYITQYQNDLDNKVDAIVFTAGVGENSALIREMIIKNIKTMPLDYNRGKNNQSYDDYLQISNDLSSVAIYAIRTNEELMICEETYRLLNNIN
- a CDS encoding phosphotransacetylase, with amino-acid sequence MLQELLEKAKIELQSLDNKRRLIFPEGTNSKIQEVALKLKSDNYIEPILCFENKIDIPKSLLGAGIKTIAIDDSLTDELAQQLFTMRKNKITLEKAQELVQETNYFATMQLKNNNADCLLGGIEYATKNILVPALQIIKTTKDVGIASSANLLVKDNQRYVFTDISLNIDPTTEQLVSITKSAINLAHKLGITSPQVAMLSFSTANSASSDSVIKVQEATKILQKENLDALIEGEMQFDSALLEEVRMKKMPYSKMKGSADIFVFPNLDAGNIGYKIAERLGQYHAVGPMILGLNQVVSDLSRGSTVEDIYLTAILTAWRSI
- a CDS encoding YigZ family protein translates to MKVIDDALHKIEYTIKNSRFICLIKYVTTEKDARQFINQYLDPKATHNCYCYITNNNEIQKYDDDKEPIRTAGFAMLTYLQKQNITNIVVLNIRYFGKILLGKSRLIHAYKFGLQKLFLNLKLYPLEIIYEYTISFPYEHQKLINKIIKEHQGNIIKQLYSEVIMITFTSNKNTWQHLLPNNTKFAKQTIIQKRKLKND
- the hpt gene encoding hypoxanthine phosphoribosyltransferase — encoded protein: MEKHPAVKEILFTHQQIIERTKALALEISKYYQANDSTIIILGILKGCIPFLAEFISHLTIECEIDFMTIASFHGGTEASSTPQIIMDINQDITNRDILIIEDIIESGASLLTIKEYLFLKGAKTVKMVTLLDKTKGRKVELNADWTGFKAPQEFLIGYGLDYQEKLRNLPYVAIADMEKIALLEKQ
- a CDS encoding F0F1 ATP synthase subunit epsilon: MAIKLKIITPLGIFFDDVVEIVTVKTTEGYIGILEQHIPIVANLEIAQMFVKQHKKTYKLLISSGILYSTKKEVKILTDYIEYDDKAKDHLLQLAKDRHTKMTNF